Proteins co-encoded in one Spirosoma endbachense genomic window:
- a CDS encoding glycoside hydrolase family 97 protein encodes MRTENVLIRTVLTILLLATSVFVASVYAAPKIYQATSPDGKTRIELTVNEQKNLTYRVLFNKAPVLDWSVLGLQLKSISLGPNTSILKQTQRTNNEQFAWPLGENDHVQNKYNEIVLECRSGAFLYKLVARVFDGTVAFRYVLPKQKGYTNGLITAELTTFNLTDTYTIYQYNEETVFTPVTLDALTKTCDFPATLTNGKLFLSIGEASNDAYTKTVLTKGAVANSLGVAFHKDSVNTAADFQTPWRTISVATSAIGLHQFSDLPLRLTPPVKEMANWIKPGKLIRSSLTTQAGLDCIDFAVKHNFQYIMFDAGWYGAEFRGSSDPTKPIPAIDMPKVIQHGKDNNIGVILYVNRVGLRAKLDTILPLYKKWGVAGLKFGFVDGLSQEGISWLAGAIKKVYDHGFILDIHDNYKPTGLSHSYPNLLTQEGIRGNENNPDAFHNTVLPFTRFLAGAADYTFCYPNSNRFFTDNLYKTKLQVSKGQQLALSVVYFSPLQAIFWYGNPHDYNDDQETEFFKLVPTVWNESRYLTGEIGKQISVARRKGETWYVGSAAGLSDWNGSLQLDFLEKGKSYTATIYEDDPAGGINKRTVVVKQGDSFPISIKAKEGQAIMITPQS; translated from the coding sequence GTGAGAACAGAAAACGTTTTGATCCGAACCGTACTAACCATTTTACTGCTGGCTACCAGCGTTTTTGTTGCGTCGGTTTATGCCGCTCCGAAAATCTATCAGGCGACATCGCCCGATGGCAAAACCCGAATTGAACTGACGGTTAATGAACAGAAAAATCTGACCTATCGCGTTCTGTTCAACAAGGCTCCGGTGCTGGACTGGTCGGTGTTGGGTTTACAGCTTAAATCGATTAGCCTGGGACCAAATACATCGATTCTGAAGCAGACGCAGCGAACAAACAATGAGCAGTTTGCCTGGCCGCTGGGCGAAAACGATCACGTTCAGAACAAGTACAATGAGATCGTGCTGGAGTGTCGTTCCGGGGCCTTTCTGTACAAACTCGTTGCCCGTGTTTTTGATGGAACCGTGGCGTTTCGGTATGTGCTGCCGAAGCAGAAAGGATATACTAACGGATTGATTACCGCTGAGTTAACTACATTTAACCTGACAGATACGTACACCATCTATCAATACAATGAAGAAACCGTTTTCACGCCCGTTACACTCGATGCCCTGACTAAAACCTGTGATTTTCCGGCAACGCTGACCAATGGCAAACTCTTTCTCTCCATTGGTGAGGCTAGCAACGATGCATATACGAAAACGGTGTTGACCAAAGGGGCCGTAGCCAACTCGCTTGGCGTGGCATTTCACAAGGATTCGGTCAATACGGCCGCTGATTTTCAAACGCCCTGGCGAACAATCAGCGTGGCAACGTCGGCCATTGGCCTTCACCAATTCAGTGATTTGCCACTTCGGCTGACACCACCCGTGAAAGAAATGGCAAACTGGATAAAACCGGGGAAGCTTATTCGATCATCATTGACCACGCAGGCCGGGCTGGATTGCATCGACTTCGCGGTAAAACACAATTTTCAGTACATCATGTTCGATGCCGGTTGGTACGGGGCTGAATTTCGGGGTAGCTCCGATCCAACAAAGCCCATTCCAGCCATCGACATGCCGAAGGTGATTCAGCATGGTAAAGACAATAACATCGGCGTTATTTTGTATGTCAATCGGGTAGGACTTCGGGCTAAGCTGGACACCATTCTCCCACTTTACAAAAAATGGGGCGTTGCCGGACTTAAATTCGGATTCGTGGATGGACTGAGTCAGGAAGGTATAAGCTGGCTGGCGGGTGCTATCAAAAAAGTGTACGACCACGGTTTTATTCTGGACATTCACGACAACTACAAACCCACCGGCCTAAGTCATTCCTACCCGAATCTGCTCACGCAGGAAGGTATACGCGGGAATGAAAACAACCCCGACGCCTTTCATAATACGGTGTTGCCTTTTACTCGGTTTCTGGCTGGTGCGGCTGATTATACCTTTTGCTACCCAAATTCAAACCGGTTTTTCACCGATAACCTGTATAAGACTAAATTGCAGGTTAGTAAAGGGCAGCAACTGGCCTTGTCGGTCGTGTACTTTAGCCCGTTGCAGGCTATTTTCTGGTACGGAAATCCCCATGATTATAACGACGATCAGGAAACGGAATTCTTCAAACTTGTACCAACTGTCTGGAATGAAAGCCGATATTTGACCGGTGAAATTGGCAAACAGATCAGCGTGGCCCGTCGAAAAGGTGAAACATGGTATGTAGGATCGGCAGCCGGCCTGTCAGACTGGAATGGTTCACTACAACTCGATTTTCTGGAAAAAGGAAAGTCCTATACGGCAACGATCTATGAAGACGATCCGGCGGGCGGTATCAATAAGCGCACTGTTGTGGTAAAACAGGGCGATTCGTTTCCGATATCGATAAAAGCCAAAGAGGGCCAGGCAATAATGATAACTCCCCAATCGTAA
- a CDS encoding heparinase II/III domain-containing protein — protein MKSVLFGILAWITLSIPIFAQKPSHPYLFFSKERLATLTNRIKTDTAIAHNWNDIRQEADNLLTNGDRGDGQARTKIEWLALAYLMTTEKKYADKVKGILIRLCSQPTWSNQEMMNRNPPWTSDLQTADRCWSVAIGYDAIYNTLTKDERKIIVDGVVRNGIKPALNDWVLPETRIHTLNSMGHNWWSACVDMAGIASLAILDDQPEAADWAETVMKASEEWMRFSGDQLQAKPRTFDRTGGMYESVNYAAFGSSEYLFFRLAYTNTFPGKKQPDLGALKKLDDFFAHVSYPRTGPLYSLNFGDGELTVSADRPVKLLYALGSDNPNDLWYMNQLTNGQHREGLFPNTPIGLVYQPDMSKAPKLPNLATSALFADMNWASMRTSWERDATMLGVKSGYTWNHSHADANSFILFHKGEDIIKDAGNSWYGSKDYPEYFFQSQAHNVILFNGKAQPKEQQYNGSPLSGKLSELMDAGDMKYIMANGTGPTSANFSRNFRHYLWLDKVILIIDDVKAYETGKFQWLLHPGGESKKVGGDISIVKGKSSVLVRPLFPETLVQTGFDHDFPEKMKLTEVTAPKARDPQHPTELYYSIDYPEQVKQTKFITAIILKESPDDKDLPIIERLHSETMQGVRIKQHGKISEIYLNLLADGRIMHLNSVNQFNGWETDAYLFGITYPDHTDGQRGSGSSPTVAGPDEVNDYFMAYGSYVRKNQETVFSSLSKVFMMARKDGNKLNLIVQGQPLINASFRFPKTPDTFILNHQPLKPVYEKGQLRVRVENGN, from the coding sequence ATGAAATCAGTTCTTTTTGGCATACTCGCCTGGATCACGTTATCGATCCCCATTTTCGCTCAAAAGCCGTCGCACCCCTATTTGTTCTTCAGTAAAGAGCGATTGGCGACGCTGACTAATCGCATCAAAACCGATACGGCAATTGCCCATAACTGGAACGATATCAGGCAGGAAGCCGATAACCTGCTGACAAACGGTGATCGTGGCGACGGACAGGCCCGAACGAAGATCGAGTGGTTAGCTCTGGCCTACCTGATGACCACTGAGAAGAAGTATGCCGATAAAGTCAAAGGCATACTGATTCGGTTGTGTAGCCAACCCACCTGGTCGAATCAGGAGATGATGAACCGGAATCCGCCCTGGACATCAGATCTTCAAACGGCGGATCGATGCTGGTCGGTGGCTATTGGCTACGATGCTATTTACAACACGCTCACCAAAGACGAACGGAAAATCATTGTCGATGGCGTGGTGCGAAACGGTATTAAACCAGCGCTGAATGACTGGGTTTTGCCCGAAACGCGCATCCATACGCTCAACTCGATGGGCCACAACTGGTGGAGTGCCTGCGTCGATATGGCGGGCATAGCGTCTCTGGCCATTCTCGATGACCAGCCCGAAGCCGCCGACTGGGCCGAAACGGTAATGAAGGCATCGGAAGAATGGATGCGGTTCAGTGGCGATCAGCTTCAGGCCAAGCCCAGAACGTTTGACCGTACGGGAGGCATGTACGAAAGTGTGAACTATGCCGCTTTCGGCTCGTCGGAATACCTGTTTTTTCGGCTGGCCTACACCAATACCTTTCCGGGGAAAAAACAGCCTGATCTGGGTGCCTTGAAAAAACTGGACGATTTCTTTGCGCACGTATCATACCCGCGAACGGGACCGTTGTATTCACTGAACTTTGGTGATGGTGAATTGACGGTTTCAGCCGATCGGCCGGTGAAACTGCTGTATGCCCTGGGAAGCGATAATCCCAATGATTTGTGGTATATGAACCAGCTAACAAATGGTCAGCATCGGGAGGGCCTTTTTCCGAATACGCCGATTGGTCTGGTCTACCAGCCTGACATGAGTAAGGCTCCTAAACTTCCCAATCTGGCAACTTCGGCGTTGTTTGCCGATATGAACTGGGCCAGTATGCGTACTTCATGGGAGCGGGACGCTACGATGCTGGGCGTAAAATCGGGTTATACCTGGAACCATTCGCACGCTGATGCCAACTCGTTTATCCTGTTTCACAAGGGCGAAGACATCATTAAAGATGCCGGGAATAGCTGGTATGGGTCGAAAGATTACCCGGAGTATTTCTTTCAGAGTCAGGCACATAACGTGATTTTGTTTAACGGGAAGGCACAGCCGAAAGAACAGCAGTACAACGGTTCACCGCTGAGCGGCAAACTCAGCGAGTTGATGGACGCGGGCGACATGAAATACATTATGGCCAACGGAACGGGCCCAACTTCAGCCAACTTTTCCCGGAACTTCCGGCATTATCTCTGGCTGGATAAGGTAATTCTGATCATCGACGATGTGAAAGCTTACGAAACGGGTAAATTTCAGTGGCTTCTGCATCCGGGGGGAGAGTCAAAAAAGGTTGGTGGTGATATCAGCATTGTGAAGGGAAAATCGTCAGTACTGGTACGACCGCTTTTTCCTGAAACGCTGGTACAGACGGGCTTCGATCATGATTTTCCGGAGAAAATGAAACTGACTGAAGTGACAGCGCCGAAAGCCCGCGACCCACAGCATCCGACCGAACTTTATTATTCGATTGATTACCCAGAACAGGTGAAGCAAACGAAATTCATCACGGCCATTATTCTGAAAGAATCGCCTGACGATAAAGATCTGCCAATTATTGAACGGCTGCACAGCGAAACCATGCAGGGTGTACGGATTAAACAACACGGAAAAATCTCGGAAATTTACCTGAATCTGCTGGCCGACGGTCGCATCATGCACCTCAACAGTGTGAATCAGTTCAACGGCTGGGAAACCGATGCGTATCTATTCGGAATTACGTATCCCGACCATACCGATGGGCAGCGGGGCAGCGGATCATCCCCAACCGTGGCTGGCCCCGATGAGGTAAACGACTATTTTATGGCCTACGGGAGTTATGTTCGGAAAAATCAGGAAACGGTATTTAGCTCATTGTCGAAAGTGTTTATGATGGCCCGCAAAGACGGCAATAAGCTGAATTTGATCGTGCAGGGCCAGCCGCTGATCAATGCCAGTTTCCGATTTCCGAAAACGCCCGACACCTTTATCCTCAATCATCAGCCTCTGAAGCCGGTATATGAGAAAGGGCAGTTACGGGTGCGGGTTGAGAACGGGAATTAG
- a CDS encoding SGNH/GDSL hydrolase family protein, with protein sequence MPHKLPRRTFLQVSALSGLAPGLTRNHHDRNAEETGLVFLFQGDSITDGNRGRNTDPNHILGHGYAFSIASRIGADFPENGFTFYNRGISGNKVSDLEKRWQADTLDLKPNVLSILIGINDTAAVVNKPAEAMSSEQFETVYRQLLTDSKSQNPATLFVLGIPFVYPVGKRKENWELWRDDTTKRQEVVRKLATEFEAVLVDYPAVFDKAMKNTPAEYWIWDGIHPTVFAHELMAREWIKQASSRLRFLKKYR encoded by the coding sequence ATGCCTCATAAACTACCAAGGCGAACCTTCCTTCAAGTATCGGCATTGTCCGGTTTGGCACCCGGTTTAACGCGAAATCATCATGATCGAAACGCCGAAGAAACCGGACTCGTGTTTCTGTTTCAGGGCGACTCCATTACGGATGGGAATCGGGGCCGGAACACGGATCCAAACCATATTCTGGGGCACGGATATGCCTTTTCAATTGCCAGTCGAATCGGAGCTGACTTTCCGGAAAATGGATTCACGTTTTATAATCGGGGTATTAGTGGCAACAAAGTGTCTGATTTGGAGAAACGCTGGCAAGCCGATACGCTGGATCTTAAACCCAATGTGCTGAGTATATTGATTGGCATTAACGATACCGCTGCTGTCGTGAATAAGCCAGCCGAAGCCATGAGTAGCGAGCAATTCGAAACCGTCTATCGTCAACTGCTCACCGACAGTAAAAGCCAGAATCCGGCTACGTTGTTTGTACTGGGCATTCCCTTTGTGTATCCAGTCGGCAAGCGAAAGGAGAACTGGGAACTCTGGCGCGACGACACGACCAAACGGCAGGAGGTCGTTCGAAAACTGGCCACCGAATTTGAAGCGGTTTTGGTGGATTATCCGGCCGTATTCGACAAGGCGATGAAAAACACTCCGGCAGAATACTGGATATGGGACGGTATTCATCCGACGGTTTTTGCGCACGAATTAATGGCCAGGGAGTGGATTAAACAGGCAAGCTCGCGGCTTCGATTCCTGAAAAAATATCGGTAG
- a CDS encoding AraC family transcriptional regulator: MYDIVKNLKLGLLHIGFIQLDERWQYDNVISPFSRLYLITDGEGWVWHNGEKFVLRPGSLYLIPSFTYSRYHCDRFLEQYYISFFDEMSEGLSIYDLKSMAYETNANELDYRLMERLLALNPGRTIKEADPKTYDNRPEVLSFNQPKPNQSTSQYVETHGILLQLFSRFFASENDQDRQRAKGFHQLAVVLQYIDSHLHEKLTVEQLASNANLNADYFSRLFLSIVGIRPVDYIINKRLERAQLLMMTSSSALKEIAESVGIPSIYYFSRLFKRRFGIPPGQYRETIWTM, from the coding sequence ATGTACGACATCGTCAAAAATCTGAAGTTGGGTTTGCTTCACATCGGCTTTATCCAGCTAGACGAACGATGGCAATATGACAACGTGATCAGTCCATTTTCACGACTTTACCTCATCACAGACGGCGAAGGGTGGGTATGGCACAACGGAGAGAAATTTGTGCTGAGACCGGGCTCGCTGTACCTGATTCCGAGCTTTACCTACAGCCGTTATCATTGCGACCGGTTTCTGGAACAATATTACATCAGCTTCTTCGATGAAATGAGTGAAGGCTTGTCGATCTACGACCTGAAGTCAATGGCGTATGAAACGAACGCTAATGAACTGGATTACCGACTGATGGAACGCCTGCTGGCGCTGAATCCTGGCCGAACAATTAAAGAAGCAGACCCTAAAACGTACGATAATCGTCCAGAAGTATTGAGCTTTAACCAGCCTAAACCGAACCAGTCAACAAGCCAGTATGTTGAAACGCACGGTATATTGCTACAGCTTTTTTCGCGTTTTTTCGCTTCTGAAAACGACCAGGATCGGCAGCGGGCCAAAGGATTTCACCAACTGGCGGTTGTTTTACAATACATCGACAGTCATCTCCACGAAAAGCTTACGGTCGAGCAACTGGCCAGTAATGCGAATCTGAATGCCGATTATTTCTCCCGCCTGTTTCTGAGTATCGTGGGCATACGCCCCGTCGATTACATCATCAACAAGCGATTGGAACGGGCTCAGCTCCTGATGATGACCTCGTCGAGTGCCCTGAAAGAAATCGCCGAATCGGTTGGTATTCCGAGCATTTATTACTTTTCACGTCTGTTTAAACGCCGGTTTGGTATCCCGCCCGGTCAGTATCGGGAAACGATCTGGACCATGTAA
- a CDS encoding glycoside hydrolase family 127 protein yields the protein MMNNPAFRVSKWPISYKLIVACLVCSVSSQAQYPGQASDKQKVSMKAPIKAYSFNLQDVRITRGPFKENMDREGQWLLSLPVERLMHSFRVNAGMNTPKPGSITKMPKPLGGWEGLDMELRGHSIGHILSGLSLQYASTGNEAFRKKGDSLVMALGDVQKVLNQEGYLSAYPQQYIDRTIAATSVWAPWYTLHKLFAGLTDMYTYAGNQQALDIETRMASWAAKKLSPLSPEQLQKMLRNEFGGMNDAFLNLYAVTANPDHLKLAQLFYHKAALEPLENGKDNLNKLHANTVIPKLVGEARDYELTGNEKAKTAATFFWNTVIRDHTYAHGGNSDKEHFFEPGKISEHLTGNTSETCNTYNMLKLTRHLFTWSADEKYADYYEQALYNHILGQQDPESGMVCYFTPMKPGAYRLYSTPDQSFWCCVGSGFESHSKYGESIYYHDDKGIYVNLFIPSEVNWADKGVKITQETNYPEEETTRLTIQTKETVRMPLYLRYPAWATAGATINVNGKALKIAQQPGSYIIIDRTWKDGDQVEIKYPMSLRLVATPDNPKVSAIAYGPVLLAGEMGTENMKGTAPFHDPEDPYQYYGYDYTIPASLSHTINTQGKKITDWLKPVAGKPLTFETANTTEGKVVELEPYYKVHRQRYVVYWDLN from the coding sequence ATGATGAATAACCCGGCATTTCGCGTATCAAAATGGCCCATTTCGTATAAACTAATAGTAGCTTGTCTAGTCTGTTCGGTGTCGTCACAGGCTCAATACCCTGGACAGGCCAGCGATAAGCAGAAAGTATCCATGAAGGCCCCAATCAAAGCGTACAGCTTTAATCTTCAGGATGTTCGAATAACGAGAGGACCGTTTAAGGAGAATATGGATCGGGAAGGACAGTGGCTGCTTTCGCTACCCGTCGAACGACTGATGCATAGCTTTCGGGTTAACGCTGGTATGAATACGCCTAAACCCGGTAGCATTACCAAAATGCCGAAACCATTGGGCGGCTGGGAAGGATTGGACATGGAGTTGCGTGGACATAGTATTGGTCATATTTTGTCAGGGCTGTCATTGCAGTATGCGTCTACCGGCAATGAAGCATTCCGTAAAAAAGGCGATAGCCTGGTTATGGCTCTGGGCGACGTGCAAAAGGTATTGAATCAGGAGGGGTATCTGAGTGCCTATCCGCAACAGTACATCGATCGAACTATTGCGGCTACCAGCGTGTGGGCTCCCTGGTATACCTTACACAAACTGTTCGCTGGCCTCACCGATATGTATACCTATGCCGGTAATCAGCAGGCGCTCGACATCGAAACCAGAATGGCATCCTGGGCGGCTAAAAAACTGTCGCCACTGAGCCCGGAGCAGTTACAGAAAATGTTGCGGAACGAGTTTGGCGGTATGAATGATGCTTTTTTAAACCTGTATGCTGTTACCGCAAACCCGGATCACCTCAAACTCGCTCAGTTATTTTATCATAAAGCTGCGCTCGAACCACTGGAAAACGGGAAGGATAATCTGAATAAACTGCACGCTAACACAGTGATTCCTAAACTGGTCGGCGAAGCGCGAGACTATGAACTGACGGGTAATGAGAAAGCGAAAACGGCCGCTACTTTCTTCTGGAATACGGTCATTCGGGATCACACGTACGCCCACGGCGGCAATAGCGACAAAGAACACTTTTTTGAACCGGGAAAAATCTCGGAACACCTGACCGGTAACACCAGCGAAACCTGCAATACCTACAACATGCTTAAGCTGACCCGGCACCTGTTCACCTGGTCGGCCGACGAGAAATATGCCGATTATTATGAACAGGCTCTCTATAACCACATTCTGGGCCAGCAGGACCCTGAGTCGGGAATGGTGTGCTATTTCACTCCGATGAAACCGGGAGCGTACCGACTCTACAGCACACCCGATCAGTCGTTCTGGTGCTGTGTCGGATCGGGTTTTGAAAGCCATTCCAAATACGGTGAGAGTATTTACTACCACGACGACAAAGGCATTTACGTGAACCTCTTTATTCCGTCGGAAGTAAACTGGGCTGACAAAGGGGTGAAAATTACGCAGGAAACGAACTACCCTGAGGAGGAAACCACCCGACTGACGATTCAGACGAAGGAGACTGTTCGTATGCCGCTTTACCTCCGTTACCCTGCCTGGGCAACAGCCGGAGCGACTATAAACGTGAATGGTAAGGCCCTGAAAATTGCGCAGCAACCGGGTAGCTACATCATCATCGACCGGACCTGGAAGGATGGGGATCAGGTAGAAATTAAGTACCCAATGAGCCTACGGTTAGTCGCCACACCCGACAATCCAAAGGTATCAGCCATTGCCTACGGCCCTGTGCTGTTGGCAGGCGAAATGGGTACGGAAAATATGAAAGGCACGGCTCCGTTTCATGATCCCGAAGATCCCTATCAATATTATGGCTACGATTATACCATTCCAGCCAGCCTGAGCCATACGATCAATACCCAGGGGAAGAAGATCACCGACTGGCTGAAGCCGGTTGCCGGAAAACCCTTAACATTTGAAACCGCCAATACCACTGAAGGGAAAGTGGTAGAACTGGAACCCTATTACAAAGTGCATCGTCAACGCTACGTGGTGTACTGGGATTTGAACTAA
- a CDS encoding NHL repeat-containing protein — protein sequence MNQTRRTFLKQSTAVVAGSLAVNLVGYARNQDHEIIGHGNYRYRVNKEWGVLDPAKTPVFNCHEMVSDSKGRLIMINDEVKNNVLIYDRSGKLLDSWGTRYPGGHGLTLAKEGGEDVLFITDCGYFFGRDNKWHAQSGGIFKTTVDGSLIFSIGHPSTIGVYKPEQKFMPTEVAVAPNGDFYVADGYGSDYIIQYNHQGQYIRHFGGHANANPDHNLNNAHGVAVDLRQPNHPKLICTSREDNAFKFFTLDGKYLETVQLPGAYVCRPVVHGENIYAGVCWSKSRETGKRFDNSGFVTILDKNNRVVSNPGGTAPVYNNGALQQLFQDGNTFYHGHDVCVDEDQNLYVCQWNANRTYPIKLERV from the coding sequence ATGAATCAGACCCGCAGAACCTTTCTGAAACAGTCCACCGCCGTAGTGGCTGGTTCGCTTGCCGTGAACCTCGTCGGCTACGCCCGTAATCAGGACCACGAGATAATCGGTCATGGTAACTACCGCTACCGGGTCAATAAAGAATGGGGTGTTCTCGATCCGGCCAAAACACCGGTCTTCAATTGTCACGAAATGGTCAGTGACTCGAAAGGGCGGCTAATCATGATCAATGATGAGGTGAAGAACAATGTCTTGATTTATGATCGGTCGGGCAAACTGCTCGATTCCTGGGGAACCCGCTATCCGGGTGGGCACGGGCTGACACTGGCGAAGGAGGGCGGAGAAGATGTTCTCTTCATCACGGATTGCGGCTATTTTTTCGGAAGAGACAACAAGTGGCATGCGCAGTCAGGTGGGATTTTCAAGACAACCGTCGATGGAAGCCTTATTTTCAGTATCGGTCATCCGTCAACGATTGGCGTTTATAAGCCAGAACAAAAGTTTATGCCAACGGAAGTGGCTGTGGCACCCAATGGCGATTTTTATGTGGCCGACGGCTATGGCTCTGATTACATTATCCAGTACAATCACCAGGGTCAGTATATCCGGCATTTTGGTGGACATGCCAACGCTAATCCTGATCATAACCTCAACAACGCACATGGCGTAGCGGTCGATTTGCGCCAACCGAATCATCCTAAGCTCATTTGCACATCGCGGGAGGATAACGCATTCAAGTTTTTTACGCTCGACGGTAAGTACCTCGAAACCGTTCAGTTACCGGGGGCATACGTTTGCCGACCCGTTGTTCACGGCGAGAATATCTACGCGGGTGTATGCTGGTCGAAATCGCGGGAAACGGGAAAACGTTTCGACAATTCAGGCTTCGTAACGATTCTGGATAAGAACAATCGAGTCGTCTCAAATCCGGGCGGAACCGCGCCAGTGTATAACAATGGCGCGCTGCAACAGCTCTTTCAGGATGGCAATACGTTTTACCACGGGCACGATGTCTGTGTGGACGAAGACCAGAATTTATACGTTTGCCAATGGAATGCCAACCGGACCTATCCCATTAAGCTGGAGCGCGTGTAG